CTCTCTTCATTCTCCTCGGTTTCCGAGGTGTCTGAGAGAGCCTGTTATAGCTATTCTAAAAATGCTTAAAAATTTTATGCATTAAAACATGTGTTGGAGTGAATGTAAGATGGTAAGGGAAATTATAGTTGTTGATAATGTCACCAAAGTTTATAGAGTTGGTGATGTTGTTACACAAGCTCTTAGAGGTGTTTCTCTAAAAGTATTTGAAGGAGAAATAATTTCGATTATGGGTCCTTCTGGTTCTGGAAAAACAACTCTTCTTAATATGATTGGTCTTCTAGATAAGCCATCGAGTGGAAGAGTTATTATTGATGGTATTGACGTTTCTAGGCTTGGCAGCAGAGAGATTGCTAGTATTAGAAATACTAAAATTGGTTTTGTTTTTCAATTCTTTAACTTAATAAACAGATTAACTGTCTTGGAAAACATTGAAATGCCTTTAATACCAAGGGGAATACCAAAATCAAAAAGAATTGAAATGGCTAAAGAAGCTCTTGTTAAAGCTGGTGGAGATGTTTCATGGTTGCCTAAGAAACCAACTCAGTTATCTGGTGGTCAGCAGCAGAGAGTTGCTATCGCAAGAGCTATTGTTGGTAATCCAAGAATTGTGCTAGCTGATGAGCCTACAGGTAATCTTGATAGAGCAAGTGCAAAAGTGGTTATGCAAACATTTCTAGAGTTGAACAAAATTGGAACAACAATAGCTATCGTTACTCACGACCCGGAAATAGCTAATTGCACTCAAAAGATATACATCATTAGAGATGGTCAAATAGTTTCTATT
Above is a genomic segment from Ignisphaera cupida containing:
- a CDS encoding ABC transporter ATP-binding protein, whose translation is MVREIIVVDNVTKVYRVGDVVTQALRGVSLKVFEGEIISIMGPSGSGKTTLLNMIGLLDKPSSGRVIIDGIDVSRLGSREIASIRNTKIGFVFQFFNLINRLTVLENIEMPLIPRGIPKSKRIEMAKEALVKAGGDVSWLPKKPTQLSGGQQQRVAIARAIVGNPRIVLADEPTGNLDRASAKVVMQTFLELNKIGTTIAIVTHDPEIANCTQKIYIIRDGQIVSIQIPDTSKCILNTY